The following proteins are encoded in a genomic region of Arthrobacter jiangjiafuii:
- a CDS encoding ROK family transcriptional regulator — MPENTAPALRPRTAAGVHPGKPGSQSALRQRNQQRILSALATGGPQTQAELSRQTGLSSATVSNIVREMNGNRLVITEPTTSSGRRALSVRLNDTGAVAVGIDIGRRHVRVVLASLGYRILEEEAVPLPLGHCAEEGMDAAADLLAKLLGQAGVDRAAVLGAGVGIPGPIDRRTGTVVHGAILPEWVGINIREALAERLGTPVHVDNDANLGALAQVTWGPHRGTDNLVFVKVASGIGAGLVINGALFYGHLGITGEIGHATVSEHGVVCRCGNRGCLETVASTSVMIELLSRGAGEPIQTADIVDRAAARDPATLRIIDDAGLAVGRAAANVANTLNPEIIVLGGSLTGLGDTFLAPVRRGFIRHCVPLVGESTQVLMSSLGDRAEALGAAALVLGRHGALLG; from the coding sequence ATGCCAGAGAACACAGCCCCAGCGTTGCGGCCCAGGACAGCTGCGGGCGTCCATCCCGGAAAACCCGGATCGCAAAGCGCGCTGCGCCAACGCAACCAGCAGCGGATCCTCTCGGCGCTGGCAACCGGCGGACCGCAGACCCAGGCCGAGCTCTCCCGCCAGACCGGGCTCTCCAGTGCCACCGTCTCCAATATCGTGCGGGAGATGAACGGGAACCGGCTGGTCATTACCGAGCCCACCACCAGCTCCGGGCGCCGCGCCCTGTCCGTGCGGCTGAACGACACCGGAGCGGTTGCGGTGGGCATCGACATCGGCCGGCGCCATGTCAGGGTGGTCCTGGCCTCGCTCGGCTACCGGATCCTCGAAGAGGAGGCGGTCCCGCTTCCGCTCGGCCACTGTGCAGAGGAAGGCATGGACGCAGCCGCCGATCTCCTGGCCAAGCTGCTCGGCCAGGCGGGTGTGGACCGGGCCGCAGTCCTGGGGGCCGGCGTCGGCATCCCGGGCCCCATCGACCGCCGCACCGGAACGGTGGTCCACGGAGCGATCCTGCCGGAATGGGTGGGCATCAACATCCGCGAGGCCCTGGCGGAACGGCTCGGGACCCCCGTCCACGTGGACAATGACGCGAATCTGGGCGCCCTTGCCCAGGTCACCTGGGGACCGCACCGGGGCACCGACAACCTGGTCTTCGTCAAGGTGGCCTCCGGCATCGGCGCCGGACTGGTCATCAACGGCGCCCTTTTCTACGGGCACCTGGGCATCACCGGTGAAATCGGCCATGCCACCGTGTCCGAGCACGGGGTGGTCTGCCGCTGCGGCAACCGGGGCTGCCTGGAGACCGTCGCATCCACGTCCGTCATGATCGAGCTGCTGAGCCGCGGAGCCGGCGAACCGATCCAGACCGCAGACATCGTGGACAGGGCAGCAGCCCGCGACCCGGCCACGCTGCGGATCATTGACGACGCCGGTCTCGCCGTCGGGCGTGCGGCCGCCAACGTGGCGAACACCCTAAACCCCGAAATCATCGTCCTTGGCGGTTCGCTGACCGGCCTGGGTGACACCTTCCTGGCGCCGGTGCGCCGCGGATTCATCCGCCATTGCGTACCGCTGGTCGGGGAATCCACCCAGGTTTTGATGTCCAGCCTCGGGGACCGGGCCGAGGCCCTCGGTGCTGCCGCCCTGGTGCTGGGCAGGCACGGAGCCCTTCTGGGTTAG
- the purU gene encoding formyltetrahydrofolate deformylase, protein MSDFPAPLPTDANTGPAAYTLTLSCPDQPGIVHAVSGGLVAAQGNIIESQQYGSRETGTFFMRVDFAAPGSHAEVRAALAPVADAFGMEWQLHKAGTPVRTLIMASKAGHCLNDLLFRQRAGTLPIEIPAIVSNHQDLAELAAFYGVPFHHIPLAPAGKEAAEEQLRGLMQDLDIELVVLARYMQILSNDLCRDLSGRAINIHHSFLPSFKGARPYHQAHARGVKLIGATAHYVTSDLDEGPIIEQEVIRVDHARSATQLAALGSDVEGRTLSKAVQWHAEHRVLLDGKRTIVFN, encoded by the coding sequence GTGAGCGACTTTCCAGCACCTCTGCCAACCGACGCCAACACCGGCCCAGCGGCCTACACGCTGACTCTGTCCTGTCCGGACCAGCCAGGGATAGTCCACGCCGTCTCCGGCGGGCTTGTGGCAGCGCAGGGAAACATCATCGAATCCCAGCAGTACGGCAGCCGGGAAACCGGGACCTTCTTCATGCGCGTCGACTTTGCCGCTCCGGGCTCCCACGCCGAGGTCCGGGCCGCACTGGCTCCGGTGGCCGACGCCTTCGGCATGGAATGGCAGCTGCACAAGGCCGGCACTCCGGTACGGACCCTCATCATGGCGTCCAAAGCCGGGCACTGCCTCAACGACCTGCTCTTCCGGCAGCGGGCGGGAACGCTGCCGATCGAGATCCCGGCAATTGTCTCCAACCACCAGGACCTGGCGGAGTTGGCGGCGTTTTACGGTGTGCCCTTCCATCACATTCCCCTGGCTCCTGCCGGCAAGGAAGCGGCTGAGGAGCAGCTGCGCGGGCTGATGCAGGACCTGGATATCGAGCTGGTGGTGCTGGCGCGCTACATGCAGATCCTGAGCAACGACCTTTGCCGCGACCTTTCCGGCCGGGCCATCAACATCCACCATTCATTCCTGCCCTCCTTCAAGGGCGCCCGGCCGTACCACCAGGCCCATGCGCGCGGGGTGAAACTGATCGGTGCCACGGCGCACTATGTCACCTCCGACCTGGATGAAGGGCCGATCATCGAGCAGGAAGTGATCCGGGTGGACCATGCCCGTTCGGCCACGCAGCTGGCCGCCCTGGGTTCCGATGTCGAAGGCCGGACGCTGTCCAAGGCGGTCCAGTGGCACGCCGAGCACCGGGTGCTGCTCGACGGCAAGCGGACCATCGTTTTCAACTAG
- the mmsA gene encoding multiple monosaccharide ABC transporter ATP-binding protein: protein MTANPTILEMRSITKEFPGVKALSDVSLTVHAAEIHAICGENGAGKSTLMKVLSGVYPYGSYSGEIVFEGEEVRFKDIRSSEASGIVIIHQELALIPELSIAENIFLGNEPRRFGVINWDKANQEAIELMARVGLSDDPTTPVKDIGVGKQQLVEIAKALSKRVKLLILDEPTAALNETDSTHLLDLIAGLRAKGISCIMISHKLNEIERIADSITIIRDGKSIETIDVALDGADEDRIIKGMVGRSLESRFPDHTPQIGETFFEVSGWTVGHPQIADRLVCKGSNFHVRRGEIVGFAGLMGAGRTELARSVFGRSYGNFISGTIVKDGREITLKSVPSAIRHGLAYVTEDRKSLGLNLLDDIKATTVSADLQKITKGLVVDDDAEYRYAEQYRTSLRTKAPSVDEGVSKLSGGNQQKVVLAKWMFTDPDLLILDEPTRGIDVGAKYEIYGIIQELANQGKGVIVISSELPELLGLSDRIYTIFEGAITGEVSKAEATQENLMRLMTSSGRKPADYATQGNPS, encoded by the coding sequence ATGACGGCTAATCCCACCATTCTGGAAATGCGCTCCATCACCAAGGAGTTTCCGGGGGTCAAAGCCCTCTCGGATGTTTCCCTCACCGTCCATGCAGCGGAGATTCACGCCATCTGCGGAGAGAACGGTGCCGGCAAATCCACACTGATGAAGGTGCTCTCGGGGGTCTACCCTTACGGCAGCTACAGCGGTGAGATCGTCTTCGAGGGCGAAGAGGTCCGGTTCAAGGACATCCGCTCCTCAGAGGCATCCGGAATTGTCATCATCCACCAGGAACTGGCGCTGATCCCCGAACTATCCATCGCGGAGAACATCTTCCTTGGAAACGAGCCCCGCCGGTTCGGTGTCATCAACTGGGACAAGGCAAACCAGGAAGCCATAGAACTGATGGCGCGCGTGGGGCTGAGCGATGACCCCACCACACCGGTGAAGGACATTGGCGTCGGCAAGCAGCAGCTGGTGGAAATCGCCAAGGCGCTGAGCAAACGGGTCAAGCTGCTGATCCTCGACGAGCCGACAGCCGCACTGAACGAGACGGACTCCACGCACCTGCTGGACCTGATCGCCGGGCTGCGTGCCAAGGGCATCTCCTGCATCATGATTTCGCACAAGCTCAATGAGATCGAACGGATCGCGGACTCCATCACGATCATCCGCGACGGAAAATCGATCGAGACCATCGACGTGGCCCTCGACGGCGCCGATGAAGACCGCATCATCAAGGGCATGGTGGGCAGGTCGCTGGAATCCCGTTTCCCAGACCACACGCCGCAGATCGGCGAGACCTTCTTCGAGGTCAGCGGCTGGACGGTGGGCCATCCGCAAATAGCCGACCGGCTGGTCTGCAAAGGGTCCAACTTCCACGTCCGCCGGGGAGAGATTGTCGGCTTTGCCGGGCTCATGGGTGCCGGCCGCACCGAACTGGCCCGCTCGGTGTTCGGCCGGTCCTACGGCAACTTCATCTCCGGCACCATCGTCAAGGACGGCCGCGAGATCACGCTCAAGTCAGTGCCCTCGGCGATCCGGCACGGCCTGGCCTACGTGACCGAGGACCGCAAGTCCCTGGGACTGAATCTCCTGGATGACATCAAGGCCACCACGGTCTCGGCGGACCTGCAGAAAATCACCAAGGGCCTGGTGGTCGACGACGACGCCGAGTACCGCTACGCCGAGCAGTACCGCACGAGCCTGCGCACCAAAGCGCCCAGCGTGGACGAGGGAGTCTCCAAGCTTTCCGGCGGAAACCAGCAGAAGGTTGTCCTGGCCAAGTGGATGTTTACCGACCCGGACCTGTTGATTCTGGACGAACCCACCCGCGGCATTGACGTGGGGGCCAAGTACGAGATCTACGGCATCATCCAGGAGCTGGCCAACCAGGGCAAAGGCGTCATCGTCATCTCCTCCGAGTTGCCGGAACTTCTAGGCCTCTCGGACCGTATCTACACCATTTTCGAAGGCGCCATCACCGGAGAGGTTTCCAAGGCCGAGGCCACTCAGGAAAACCTGATGAGGCTCATGACCTCCTCCGGCAGGAAACCCGCTGACTACGCCACTCAAGGAAACCCCTCATGA
- a CDS encoding gamma carbonic anhydrase family protein translates to MANIITLRGQTPTVDPSVFLAPTASLIGDVVMAAGSSAFYGVCVRGDSNAIRVGAGTNLQDNVVLHADPGFPTTVGERVSVGHGAVVHGCTVEDDCLIGMSATVMNGAVVGAGSLVAAGAVVLEGTVIPPRSLVAGVPAKVRRELTDEEYAGVRQNAATYLQTAAAHRDAMQTP, encoded by the coding sequence ATGGCAAACATCATTACGCTCCGGGGCCAGACCCCCACCGTCGATCCGTCCGTTTTCCTTGCCCCCACTGCGTCCCTGATCGGCGACGTCGTGATGGCGGCAGGCTCCAGCGCGTTTTACGGCGTCTGTGTGCGCGGGGACTCCAACGCGATCCGCGTCGGCGCCGGGACCAATCTGCAGGACAACGTGGTTCTCCACGCCGACCCCGGGTTCCCCACCACCGTGGGCGAGCGGGTCAGCGTCGGCCATGGCGCCGTGGTGCACGGATGCACGGTGGAGGACGACTGCCTGATCGGAATGAGCGCCACCGTGATGAACGGGGCCGTGGTCGGCGCCGGTTCCCTGGTGGCTGCCGGAGCAGTGGTGCTGGAAGGAACAGTCATCCCTCCGCGCTCGCTCGTCGCCGGGGTTCCGGCAAAGGTCCGGCGGGAGCTTACGGACGAGGAGTATGCCGGCGTCCGGCAGAATGCGGCGACCTACCTGCAGACTGCCGCAGCGCACCGCGACGCCATGCAGACCCCGTAG
- a CDS encoding sugar-binding protein, with product MRKFAKTLAVAATVTALSLSACGRAEESTESEAAGFGEGTKIGVSLPQKTSENWVLAEGLFNDSLTEAGYEPQVQFANGGASEQQNQISAMITNGVEVLVIGAVDGSQLGTQLQEAKDAGITVIAYDRLLTNTENVDYYAAYDNYTVGTLQGQALLEGMAAQGEGPYNVELFAGSPDDANAPVFFEGAMSVLQPEIDNGNLVVVSGQTEFGNASTQGWKAENAQTRMDALLSANYATAELDGVLSPNDTLARAILTSVESAGKPLPIVTGQDSEVESVKLIMDGKQYSTINKDTRALVARSIDMVKSLGAGEEPETNNNESNNGVKDVPAYLLEPVIVTKENAVESYANDPTLSALVK from the coding sequence ATGCGTAAGTTCGCAAAGACCCTCGCCGTAGCGGCGACCGTGACAGCACTGTCGCTGTCCGCCTGCGGCCGTGCCGAGGAATCCACCGAGTCCGAGGCCGCCGGCTTCGGCGAGGGCACCAAGATCGGTGTCTCCCTGCCCCAGAAGACATCCGAGAACTGGGTCCTGGCTGAGGGCCTGTTCAACGACAGCCTCACCGAGGCAGGCTACGAGCCCCAGGTGCAGTTCGCCAACGGCGGCGCATCGGAGCAGCAGAACCAGATCAGCGCCATGATCACCAACGGCGTAGAGGTCCTGGTCATCGGGGCCGTGGACGGCAGCCAGCTGGGTACCCAGCTGCAGGAAGCCAAGGATGCCGGCATCACGGTCATCGCCTATGACCGCCTGCTGACCAACACCGAAAACGTCGATTACTACGCGGCGTACGACAACTACACGGTCGGCACCCTCCAGGGCCAGGCCCTGCTCGAAGGCATGGCTGCCCAGGGCGAGGGCCCGTACAACGTTGAGCTCTTCGCCGGTTCCCCCGACGACGCCAATGCCCCGGTGTTCTTTGAGGGTGCAATGAGCGTGCTGCAGCCCGAAATCGACAACGGCAACCTGGTTGTCGTTTCGGGCCAGACGGAGTTCGGAAACGCATCCACGCAGGGCTGGAAGGCAGAGAATGCCCAGACCCGCATGGACGCCCTGCTCTCGGCCAATTACGCGACGGCGGAGCTCGACGGCGTGCTGTCCCCCAACGACACGCTGGCACGCGCCATCCTGACCTCCGTTGAGTCGGCCGGCAAGCCCCTGCCGATCGTCACCGGGCAGGACTCCGAGGTTGAATCCGTGAAGCTGATCATGGACGGCAAGCAGTACTCCACCATCAACAAGGACACCCGTGCCCTGGTTGCCCGCTCCATCGACATGGTCAAGAGCCTCGGAGCCGGCGAAGAGCCCGAGACCAACAACAACGAGTCCAACAACGGCGTCAAGGACGTTCCCGCGTACCTGCTGGAACCGGTCATTGTCACCAAGGAAAACGCTGTCGAGTCCTACGCCAACGACCCGACGCTTTCCGCGCTCGTCAAGTAA
- the mmsB gene encoding multiple monosaccharide ABC transporter permease has product MKALKQLLGGNGRQFGMVVALVALVAVFQIATGGKTLTSTNMMNLFNGNSYILILAVGMVFVIIAGHIDLSVGSVAAFTGIVVAMAMRDWGLPWYMGILLGLALGALIGAWQGMWVAYVGIPAFIVTLAGMLIFRGANQWIGRSNTVPVPSEFQVIGSGYLPEIGPNTGYNNLTVLLGLGLCAAVILGDVRKRRRNARLGSENPPLWVSVVKTGLLCAAIVYATYLFATGRPGTSFPVSGIILGALVIIYAFVSNKTIFGRHVYAVGGNRHAAELSGVQSKKVNFLVMMNMSILAALAGMIFVARATASGPADGTGWELDAIAAVFIGGAAVSGGVGTVVGSVVGGLVMAVLNNGLQLLGIGADRTSIIKGLVLLLAVALDVWNKTQGKPSIIGLLTRNFGGGTKSKEPAVPAAQPEPMPTGTKSVIGTDA; this is encoded by the coding sequence ATGAAAGCACTCAAACAACTCCTGGGCGGAAACGGCCGCCAGTTCGGAATGGTCGTCGCGCTCGTCGCGCTGGTGGCTGTCTTCCAAATCGCCACCGGCGGGAAGACGCTCACCTCCACGAACATGATGAACCTGTTCAACGGCAACTCCTACATCCTGATCCTGGCCGTGGGCATGGTCTTCGTGATCATTGCCGGACACATCGACCTCTCCGTGGGCTCCGTCGCGGCGTTCACAGGGATTGTGGTGGCCATGGCCATGCGCGACTGGGGCCTGCCCTGGTACATGGGCATCCTGCTCGGCCTGGCGCTGGGAGCACTGATCGGCGCCTGGCAGGGCATGTGGGTGGCCTACGTCGGGATTCCCGCGTTCATTGTCACGCTCGCCGGGATGCTCATTTTCCGCGGTGCCAACCAGTGGATCGGCCGTTCCAACACGGTTCCTGTCCCCTCCGAATTCCAGGTCATCGGCTCCGGTTACCTTCCCGAAATCGGCCCCAACACCGGGTACAACAACCTCACCGTCCTCCTTGGGCTGGGGCTGTGCGCCGCCGTCATCCTCGGTGATGTCCGCAAGCGCCGGCGCAATGCCCGGCTCGGGTCGGAAAACCCGCCGCTGTGGGTCTCGGTGGTCAAGACCGGCCTGCTCTGCGCTGCCATCGTCTACGCCACCTACCTGTTCGCCACCGGCCGACCGGGAACCTCGTTCCCGGTCTCGGGCATCATTCTGGGCGCACTGGTCATCATCTACGCGTTCGTCTCGAACAAGACCATCTTCGGCCGGCATGTGTACGCGGTCGGCGGCAACCGCCACGCCGCCGAGCTGTCCGGCGTCCAAAGCAAGAAGGTCAACTTCCTGGTCATGATGAACATGTCCATCCTGGCCGCGCTGGCCGGCATGATCTTCGTGGCTCGGGCGACCGCATCCGGCCCCGCAGACGGCACCGGCTGGGAACTCGATGCCATTGCGGCAGTGTTCATCGGCGGCGCTGCCGTGAGCGGCGGCGTGGGAACCGTCGTCGGCTCCGTAGTGGGTGGCCTGGTCATGGCCGTACTCAACAACGGCCTCCAGCTGCTTGGCATCGGCGCGGACCGCACGTCCATCATCAAGGGCCTGGTGCTGCTGCTGGCCGTCGCCCTTGACGTGTGGAACAAGACGCAGGGCAAGCCGTCCATCATCGGCCTGCTGACACGGAACTTCGGCGGCGGCACCAAGTCCAAGGAGCCGGCCGTACCGGCTGCCCAGCCCGAACCGATGCCCACCGGCACCAAATCCGTCATCGGCACCGATGCCTGA